A window of Ammospiza caudacuta isolate bAmmCau1 chromosome 13, bAmmCau1.pri, whole genome shotgun sequence genomic DNA:
CAACTCTTGCTCCTGCaaaggcagaggctgctggctccagctgaGGGGAGAAAGGACAGCAAGAAAAGAAGCCAGGGGCTGTCTAGCCCAGTATCAGAGAACTGCAGACTCTCCATGATGCACAGGTTATTCCTGCACCAGGTCAGTCAGGCTGGAGGAACTGGTatttctggctgctgctgtcagccgGAAATTGCTCTGCCATCTTAAAATTCCTTCCCTAAGGCTGGAGGGCAAAGACCTCAGGAACTCGGGCATATCAAAGACCAGATGGTTTACTTGACCCCTGCCTCCACCAAGGGAGGATATTATAAATTTGATTGAGGAAAAACCAGTAAAGAATATAGACTGCACCTCCAAAGTCTTCTTTAGGGTCATGATGTTTTCACTGCAGACTTCCACATTGTTTAAGgtcacctgaaaaaaaaaccaaaacaaacccaagctggattaaatggaatttcccagctcctcacccccaaatccacacATTTAATCTATGCCCTGCTAACAGTACAGACTGAAATGCAAGTTCTTAAGGGACAGAGTTGCTACTGTGAGATCAAAGCACTGCAGATTCACTGAGTTGCATGAAGCTAAACTCCAGCAATGGAGCACATGTGCTGAACCCCCAGCTAGTACAGAGTTCAAGACAGTTTACTGCTTTTCCTCAACATCCTTCTACACCAGAAGAGCTACCAAACCCACCAGAAAGGACTGCTTGGCCTCGTCTGTGCTTTCAATGCCTTTGGTGTCGAACttgccctgctgcaggctgctgtgcatGATGTTCACAGCACTGGTCACCCCTCTCTGGAAGTCCTGGAAGGTCGTGGCTGGGAATCCCTGCTTCAGCTTGTTGTACAGAACCTCCCTATAGGCAAGCAGAACACACCAGGGTTTAGagcaagcaaaaagaaaattatgctctgtgcctggggacagcatTCCGTCTGAGATCTGACCTGAACAAGGTAGTGGAActtcaaaggggaaaaatatgCTGGCAAATATCTCCTGACAGCATCAGaatgctgaaagaaaaacatagCCACCCAGTTTCTGAGCTTTCCTGAAtgtccttcctgcagctgcctgctgccttcAGACACAGATCCTCACTCCCACAATGGAATGAAAAATAGCAGGACAATTTCTGCAGTCTCACCCAAGTTTGAGTCATCAAGTAACCCGCAGTACAACTAAGGGCGATCATGTACTCTCAGGCAGGGTAGTATCCCAGTGCTACAAGGCAACTCCATCTCATAGGGATTTTGGGCCATCTGgttcttttctctgtttgtcCACAGGTGGATCACCACTACTGTGAGAAAAGATGCCCAGATCCAGCTTCCCACATCTGCCACTTCTGCCCAGATCTGCTTCCCATAAAGAGGAGATGACAAGCCAGAGGTTCAAAGGCAAAGAACACAGGAAGACCATCTGCCAGCAGCCACTGTTTGCAGAATGTGAGGTGGAGGCCCCTTCCAATGAACCTGCTGTGTTTTCATTACCTGAAGTCAGACTCCAGCTCAGTGGTGGAGTGGTTGATCATAGCACAGAGACAATCTATGCTGGAGCTGGACAGAGCACGCCCAATGCACTTCTTCACTATATAAAACACATCATCCACCATGCTGGAGGTGAGCTGGCCCTTCTCATAGCTGTCCATGGCAACAGCCTGCAAAGAAAGCTCTCtcagtgccctgagctctgtGAGCAACGCTGCCCTAGCAGTGCTGAGAGACCAAACTGCCCATCTGCCCCCTTCCCCCTGCACCCTGTGTGGTGGCACCCCTCAGACTAGGCTGCAGTAGCCCAAAGACCTGGAAGATGCCTGGGGTATGTCTGAAGTCAAAGTTCAGAAACAACcacttgcttttcaaggccaaaggaaacaaaagacTCTCCCAACAACTGCAGATTTGCCATGTATGCATATCCCTCCCTTGGGATGCTCACCAGAGGACTGAGGagcacacagagaaaagcaTCTAAGAGGTTTTCCCCCACCTTGTTGACAGTCTCCCTCATGAAATATTCCTCCATGGTGATGTAGTAGCCAATGAGCTCTTGCATGGTGCAGCTCAGCAGACAGTTGTTGAGGAGCTTGTCCAGGTATTTTTGATGCTCTGTGGAACAAAAGAGAGACCTATCAGAAGGAACCCAAGCCAGGAGGCAGCTCCACTGAGTACCCTGGCTGTTTGTCTCATGGGACCCAACAGACAGACACCTGCCAAGCCCAGCCTAAAACAAATCACAAGCCTCAACTGTGGAGCTGAAATTGCTGAGCTGGATTTTGCAGGTGACTAAAGTGATTTCCAGAGCTCCACAGAGTACCAAAAGCCTgagcctttctttttttttttgtggtctCCACCTTCAGGATTTGTGCCTGCAGTGACAAAATGGTTCTTCCTCTCTTTGGGGACTTTACTTTGTTATACTCTACAATCATTCTTAACGTTGGTTTTCCTGTTAGAGGGAACAACCAGTGCTGAAAACAGGTTTGTAAAGTCTAGGCTACACAATGATCTTCCACAGAGCACTCCCAAAATGTCTTTGCAGaccctgtgtccctctgctctgccactAACTCAGGTATATCTCCATTTCTGGCTTTGATAAGCAGAGCCTATGAGTATTGGTACTCAAGGTGTTACCTTGCTTTACCTCCTCTGAGGCCATGGCATCTCCCACCTCAAAATCAGCTATGATTCGTCTCTTGATGAACCTCAGGTAGAGCTCACTGCGGGCATTCATCAGAGTGACTTCTGTTAAAATAGGGTCAAGCTCCCTGGAAGAAACAGCAAGAATCAAGACAGCAAGACTACAAAAGGAGAGGCACTAATTTAATTCAGTTAAGTAGTTCTCTGTTCCCTTACTATGAGATCAGTACTGCCCCTTTCCATCTGTGCTGTTGAGAGGCAAAGCTCAGCAGAATAACTGGTATGTGCAAAGAATGCACACACACAATCAAAATACCTCCTGGGGGAGATCTGGGGGATATCTCTACAATTGTTTTTTTCTCACAAACTCTACTCCAAGATTTAGCAACACTCCCCCTCTTTTTCCTCATAGATCTGAGGACATCCACGTTGAAATCACAGTGGTAAGGACTGCAAGACTCAAAGCAACCTGGTGTAACTTCAAAATGAGTCCTGTTTTGAGTGGGAGGTTTGACTAGAGGTCTTCATTAGTCCTTCCCTACCTCAGTTTTGCTACAATTCCATGAGCCCTGTGTAGCCAGTGTTAGAAATGCCTGGTCCCTGCCATCTCCATGTGTGTATTTTTGTGCACAGACCCCTGTGTTTCTCTGCAGATGATGAAGAATCTGTTTAAGCTCAACAGCTCAGGAAATGTGAGATAAAAAAAGCATGTTACAATGCAGAACACAGTGTTCAGATCAGAgatgactgaaaaaaagaaagactgaCACATCAGCTTTTTCATCAGTGTGCACAGAAGAATTTTACAAATCCTGCTTGGATTTGTAAAATCCATGGTGGACAGGTGGGAGAAGGAAACACTACCTTTATtttagagattaaaaaaaaatcagaaaactgGGATGCATGCAGAGTTACTCAGAGCAAATAGTAAGTAGAAACATTAATTATGCAGGCTCACAGATAGATCTTCCTTGAGGAACCTGTTTTCTTTCAAGGCATGTTTCTAAGTCAGGCAGTCCCAGAAGGGCTGGGTGCACTTTCAAATGGCCTTGCTTAAGGGTTATGTAAATATTTACGATAAGAAGAAAAGAGGGAGATTGAAAGCACTGCAGTTTGTTGTTAAGAAACTGATGatatggagctgctgcagcagcagtacaGATAAGGTAAGATCCAAAGATTTATTCCTGTTTGGGTCATAAATTATCTGGCAAACAGCTGCTCTGTTTTGTGGGCTCCAGGGGCTGTACTCTGGCCATGGAAGGGCAGTGGGCACTGAGTTAAAATCTCAGTCCTTCATGTGCAGGGATATCAACAGCCCTCCAGGAATGCTTAGAGCCAAGGCTTAGAATTAATGACTAAGCAAAATAAAGCCCCACTACAGAAGCTTCCTTTACAGAAGGGCAGTGAAGGGCACCTAAcaattgaatttttaaaattaataccCACAAAGCTTCTGGAAGAGTGGGAGAGTTATCTAAATGTTAAGTAGTGTTAATAACAACTCCAGAGTGAAAGGTTAGATAGCATAAAGAGTTTTTCTTTGTACCTTGGTTCAATCTTCTCTGCAGAAGAACTTCTCATCATGCTATTCTGGACTTGCTGGAACTGCAATCACAAAAGAAAGGGAGTCTTTGCTGATGACTTGTACTCTCTAAGGGTAACAGGAATGCTTTGGAGGAAGCACTGCCAGAGAAGGGAATCACGTAAGTTCACTTCCTCCTCCCCCAAGGAAGAGCTCATCCCTCCAGGAAGGGTGTTGGGATGGGACTTGACCAGAGGCACTCAGGTATGTGACCATGAGACGGTAACAGCAGAAACAAGACAGGGGGGAAGGTGTACTGAAAGCACCCTACAgacctgcacagcacagagtgcCCAGGGTGCATTTACCATGTTCCAAATGAATCCTTCTCTGCTTCACAAAGCAGTTACAGACTGAACCCCTTCAGCTATCAGGGTAAATAAGGAGTAAAGCAAGGATTCTCTCAATACACAAGGCCAAACTCTGCTGCCCCTATGGCAGTGGGAACCcacagagctggctggagggcacagctggctgcatGAGGCAGCCTCACACTGCTCTCACCTGCCTGTGGTAGTCCCTCTCCTTGATGAACTTGTCCACCACCTTCTCCACCTGGCGGTCGCACTCCACCTGCAGGTGCTTGATGAGGGTGTAGAGCCTCCCTGGTCCATAGTAGGTCTCCACAATGGGCTGGTGGGTCTCCACAATGCGAGCaatccctgcagggaggggacacacacTCAACCAGCAgttcccagagcacagcagagctccacAGCTCCACAGATCAGACCTAAAAAAGGATCATTCACTCCACAGATAGAGTACAGATCTCCTGGAGCAGAAGCCATCTCTCTGTCCCTAAAGAGAACTCCTGCCATGCCCtgtgtgccagctccagctgcccttcAGCTCAGCAAGATACAAGGTTTGAAGCTTCCCCAGGATGAAGCCACACAAGCTAAATCTGGCAGGGGGCACAACTGCCACCCAAATGCAGTCCAGTCCCAGCTTTTAGCACCTGCAAGGCTACAGGGAAAAATCAGCCCAGGGAAGGCTCTTGGGCACACACTTGCTGCAGAGAGCAAGCATTAGCAAAGGCAAGAACTCCTTGGAGGAAAAGTTCATCCACAAGGAAGCATCTCTACAATATTGCCTTCTTCTCACAAACACTCTACTCCAATAGTTAGCAACGCTCCCCCTGCTTTTAACACTACTGGCAAGAAAGCTCTActggtgccaggctgggagagtaACTTGGCAGGGGTGCAGCCTGGAACTAGAGCAGATTTCACAGAGAAGGTGGTTAATCACCATGGGATCTCAGGTACTGTCTGTGGCATTCCCACAGAGCATTCCTATTCCCTTCTCTGCTTTCAAGTTCCCATGGTGCTTCTTGAAGAGCCAGGCCTGGAGGCACCAACAGCTGCTCGTCCCTAAGGGATCTGATTTGTTTGTCTGGAGAGCTGCAAGCCTGAAGAAACCTCCAGGGAATATCTATTTGTTTTGAGGATGCAGAGAACAGGAAGAGTCTGATTCCTGGGGGGAGCCAACAAATCCTTTGCAAATGCACTTTGTGCCTGTACAAGATGTACACGGGAAAACTTGCTTATTGTGATGCCCTCTCCTGGTTAGAATAAATCCTaccagctgtgtccctgtcctcgAGTGAGACACCTGTAGCTCAAAGGAGAACGAGGCATTTTGTGAGCTGAAATTGAAAGCATTTAAATTGATGGATAGTCTCATCATGGACTATTTGCAATCaatcaggaaggaggaaaggaagattACCTTCGAAGAGGAGTGTCAGGGTGTCTGCAAAGATGACAGCAGCTCGACGGTCACTCATGTCTGTCCCCATCACCAGCTGCAGGTTCTCTTCTGCTTTGTTGGCCACCTGCATGGCAACAGGACCAGTCAGCTGAACACCCAAAGGTATTCTTCAACCCACAGGTCCTCCATCCTTCCCCTAGAGAGCTTTTATTGGCCTTCCCAATGCAAGAGCTATTGTTGTTGCTCCTCCTTTGACCAGGGATCCTTTCCTCTCTTGTGGAAAACTCAAGGCTCAAGGAAAGGCAGGAACTTGCTCTTCTCTTTCCAGGCTCATTGGATAATTTTTAAGCAAGTGCACAGAGCAAGACACAGACACCAGAAAGCCCATCCCAGCATACAAATGCAAGGAGAGATATGAACTAAGGCCAGTGCTACTTTTCTAAGGTGAACAAGCCACTGCCAAAATCTCCTTCCACAACATCTATTGACAGAGACTGGGTTTTGCTTTCCCCTGGGTGTCACAGAGCCTGTTACCTGCTTGCAGAGGTACTCAGAGAACTTGCTCAGCCCCTCTTCATGCAAGCCCAGCAGAGGAAAGATCTTGAAGAACCGTTCCACCTGGGGCAGGTCTCCCTGCTTCATTGCTGTGTCAAATTTCTCTGTGACAATTGTCTTCAGACgctgctctgcttcctgcaggagctTCAGGTTGGCATCAATAATTCCCCCTGGTcaaaaggacagaaaagaaagggaaaagtgaCAGCACATTGTTAGTATTGTATCAAGGGCTACTTTTTTCCCCAGGAGAGAGACCAGCACTGTGCAGCCCCAAGCTGAGAAGGCAGAAGACACACTGGAATTCCTCTACAGGCACAGATAGACAGGTTGGTGCAGGATGTAATGTTGTGATTTTGCATGAAAGACAACAACACATCCACTGGGATTTTCCTCTTAGGAATCTACCAATTTACCCCCTCATTTCCAGTTGCTCTGCTTGGTAGCACACCATGACACAAGAACAATTGATAGCCTTCTCCCTCACTTCTTCTGGCCTGAACACTTTGTCCTTTGCTTAGTTAGCACCTGAAATACTATTAcagctgtgtgccaggagctTCCTTTTCAATTAATGATAATTCTGGTGTAATAACGCTTCAAAAACCTTCACCACTAAGTCAGTCTGTAAAATACTAAGTAAGATCTCTGGCCAGCATTAGATTTTCTGCTTTGTCTGTTGGGCTGAGGCAACCATGGGAAATGAGCAGCCTCTAGATATCCACTGGAAAGGTGACTCATGAGCATCTCCTCACAAACAGTGCTTACCCTCCTTGCCCTGACGACTGAGCTCAATCACTGACTTGTCCAGACTCAGATAGCGAtggatgtgagctgctgcttgttCATAGTCTTCATTTCTCAGGGCTGTCTGAACTCCATCCATGCAGAACTTCAGGTCAAGGATGTCATCAGCTCTCTGAATGGCCTGATAGAGCCGGTTCTGAAAGAAAGGCAACCAGTGATGCTtccagcttccagtgggatggacagggagagggagctctcagaaggcagcaggagggaaaaagagactgAAGCACTTCTCTATACAGCAAAACTACTACATAAGCAAAAATCCCACACTACTCAAAAAGTGCTAAGACCAGTGGGCTCCACAGGATGGACAGCATATGTCAAAACTGAGGCTGAACCTGGAGGCCACAGTTCTCTGTAACAAACAGAGACCAGAGAGGACAGCACACATTATCTGTCTGATCTGAGCAGTTGTGCCAAGTGCTGGCATTGACACccctcagcctgtccccagACAAGGAACAGAACAGCCCAGATTCCTGACCTGGCTTGGGTGACAATCTCCACTGTCCTCAGCACTGTGTAGCTGCCAAGATTGCTAGTCACCCTATTCAGGGTATTCTACCAGAGCTGCATGGACAGAAGGGGATGCTGGAGAACCAGCCATTATATGGAGGagcattcctggaagtgttcaaggccaggctggatggggctctgagcagcctgggcaggtgAAAGGTATCCATGCCAACTGCAGGAGAGTTGGGAACAAGAGGagcttccagcccaaaccattctatcaTTCTACCAGTCTTATACCATGCAATGCCCATGCAATGCCCAGAAGGACACAGctaaaatcaaaaccacagcagCTTCCAGCCCACCAAAGGCAGGGCacatctgctgtgctgtgagcacagaacacacaaaGACAGaacacagcagccctgcatctAAGCAGGAACAGACAGTGGGGAAGGTGCACTGAAAGCACCCTAGactggcacagcacacacagagtgctgacaagccccagcccctcagcccgGTACCTTGGCGAGGTCGAGCTGCCGGACCTTGCTGCTGACGTTCTCGGCCAGGTTGCAGGTGAAGGTGAccatccctgccagctgctgggcaTCCCCCTCAatcagctgcaggctggggctgaaacacacagagctgggcgTGAGAGGCACACAGGAACCACCTGGGGCTGTGCAAGGAGCGTGGCTGTCCATCCAGGAACAGCTGGGCCTGTCACAACACTGCCACTCATTCCATTGCCTtcctctgggagcagagcaggaggaaggagcaggctggctgctttgggagaggctgcccagagcagctgtgccttGCCACCACACAGGACATGAAGGAGCCACTGGGCCCTTGGGACATTCTCCACTTCTGAAGTGGAGGTGAAGGCtggatgtgggatctcagcacctcaggatggaggtacagagaggccgagaccacccttggggggctcgggaatgctggaatgttgccagaagtgtctggtggcaggattttgatcctacacaggaaaTGACAtctgtatgaggactgggaggatttcactgggtgaatggtgaagggataagttagttaaagtgtaaaacacagggtttaggattttggtacaggggggtctaaagaagtaagatggaggaattggggtgtgtcctgtccttcttcttcttcttcttggcctccatcttctgtggtagtggtggcactttgggattggtcattactaaaagtgcaccggttaataagggtagaaggtattggagaaaaatgataaatattgtacacgtaacttcgggtataaagataagtgaccgccccgggggctcgcagtgtgcccatggctgacttgctgtgcagacctctgtcgggctgaaagaaaatcttttagataaacaattaataaacaccaagaccgagacaagatcagaagtctctcctcgtcctttgaagcgctgggctcttcaaggccatctctgggcctttccaggccacctaaacacCACAGAAAACCTTGCAGCTGGAAACCTTTCCTTAGAGCTCTGCTAGACACAAAGGCCATTCAGGATGATTTCCCAGCCTGCCTGCACAAGTTCACCCTGCAGGGCAGTAATATTTGTTcacacctggcacagcctggcacaagACACCTGATCCAATAATTGATGCTGAAACCTGGCACACTCTGAGATAACACCTTCAAAAAGCTTTTGAGTCTACACCAAAACAGGTCACTCTGGGTgagggcacagctggaagaaCTGGGGATGAGGATCCAACTCGTGTTCTCTACCACAAACTGATTTAAAGTCTGATATTTTCTGAGAATGGACGTGCTTCTGCTACAACACTGACAGGAGTCTCTGGGCCATGCAGCAAGGGGTTGGAACACTAACCCCATGCGATGAAGGGCAACCATCTTATTCTCTATAGTGCTTtgctgctccaggagggcatccagctcttcctgcacgactttctgaaaaaaataaaaaaatgaaggagGTGTTATGTGACTTCAGCTCTCCTCCAGACCAGCAGTTTATCATAGATGCTATATCCAAGCCAAGGACACAAGGCATTAGTGCTTCCAAGAGCTCATATGACAAATAAATCCTTTCTAAGCTCTCTTAAATCCTCTAAATCTTTATGATTTTTCTATTTGAAAGCATCGGTTTTGGAATCCTCAATCACACCGCTTTTAAGTCAGATATCCCACAAActccttccctggctgggcTTCCAGTGCAGGAGATCCCAGAATCTTCAGGCTGCTCTCGATTCAGGGATCCGCGGAGGCGACACCGACCCAGGGGTGGGTAAGTCTGTGTCAAACACCTCGAGAGAGTGCGCAGCAATGAGGGGCACAGTGACAGCGGGGTATCCGCTTTTCGGGGCCCCGCTGCCTCCCTGCCCGGCCGCACACACCTCCTCCTCACACAGCCGGCTGTAGGCGGCCTCCAGGTCCGCCAGCTCGGTCAGCGACTGGATCCGCTCCATGGACAgggcggaggcggcggggccgccgctcTCCCCCGGCGGCGCCTTCGGTCCCGTCGCCGtggccgccgccatcttggcaCACAGCTGACGCGGTCGAAACCACCGTGAGGCCCGGCGGGACCGCCAATGGCGGTGCCTGAGCCTTGGCACCGCACAGCTCCGCCCGGCAGCGAGTGAAGCTAACGCTCCTGCCGATCTCCATGCTAGAAGGAGGCTGAGGGTTTTCTTGGGGGGTTTCTTGGTGCAGGCGGCAGCTGCCATAGCGCCGCGATCATTCAGGCACCAATTTGGGCAGCCTCCCTCGCCACAGGGCGCGCGCGCGCGCCGGACACGTGGAAAGCCCCATGGAGAAGGCGCGGGAGGGCAGCGCGCAGGCGCGGCGCTGATGGCGGAGGAGGCCGGCGGCGCCCCCGCCTAGGCCGGAGCAGCATCCGCCGCCATCCGCACGGTGAGCGCAGCTCTGCCCGcccggcggcggctccgcggcaGGGACGGGCCCCTGGTTTGTGGAGCAGGAGCGTCGCGGACCCCTCGGGGCCTGGGCCGGGTGagggcggccgggccgggcagtgACCTGTGGCCGGTTCCCGGGGCGAGCGTTCCGGAGGGCGCGGGGAGGTGCTGGCTCCGTGCCCTGCCGGGGCCTCGGCAAGGCTCAGGGCCGGTTTCCCCGGGCCGGGGCGGCCGCTGGGGCTGGGTTCCGTTCCGAGGAGTCGGCCCCGGGCAGCTGCGGGTGGCTGCACTCGTGTTCAATGAAACGGCGGCGTCAGGGATGTGTGACGGCGCGGGCATCCCGGAGGGCTCCCTAACTGTGTTTGGTTCCTGGAAAGCGAAAGCCGTGACTAATTAGCAGTAATTACTGGGAGTCCTGCTCAGCCGGCCGGCAGTAAGGAGTTCAGCTGGCACCCGGGACACGTTGGGAGAGCCTTTTGCGCTAATAAATACCAGATAGCGCGGTGGCAgtcgggctgtgctgcaaagtGATCCGTGCACACACGGGAGGGCAGCGGTTCTCTCTGCTGCGTGAAAGGCTTTGCTTTTGAgaagttttattattttgtgttaCTTGTTGCAGAATTACCAGAACTACATAAGCTGAAGCAACTGCGTTGCCAACATGTTTCTGTACAACCTAACGTTGCAGCGTGCCACAGGCATTAGCTTTGCTATCCATGGCAATTTCTCAGGTAATTTTCTCCTCCCTCTGTATGACTTggcttggggcttttttgggtaCCAGTTTGCTTTGGTACCTCTGGGGTTTTGTTGCTGGTACGTTATCATTTATTGTTGAGTGTTACTTGAGCTGTGGTAGCTTGTGGATAGATTGAGGAAAGTTTGGCTTGATAAATTATCTATAGATTTAGTTTAGTATTCTGACCAATTTTCTGATGTGTTAAAAGCTGTTCTAACAATGAGGGTACGTAATGTGGTGAATAAGTTTCTTTGAGTTTCTCCATGGTAGTCCTAAAATTGGTATTTGGAAGTTCACCCTTCTTCCCTTGTAGCACTTGTTGAAGTTGTGTGTTGTCTTCTGGTCCTGATTTGTGCTTGTGTTTGGGTTTCTTCAGGAACCAAACAACAAGAAATTGTTGTTTCCCGGGGCAAGATCCTGGAGTTACTGCGCCCTGATCCCAACACGGGGAAGGTTCACACGCTGCTGACCGTGGAGGTGTTTGGGGTCATCCGCTCCCTCATGGCCTTCAGGCTGACGGGGGGCACCAAGGATTACATCGTGGTGGGCAGCGACTCGGGGCGCATCGTCATCCTGGAGTACCAGCCCTCCAAGAACGTCTTCGAGAAGATCCACCAGGAGACCTTTGGCAAGAGTGGCTGTCGCAGGATCGTTCCAGGCCAGTACCTGGCTGTGGACCCAAAGGGCCGTGCTGTCATGATCAGTAAGTCTCTCTGTCACCTGCTGTTCTTAGTGTTTTTATCTTCTGTCTTGTGGATGTTTATTTTGGAGCAAATTTCTGCCAGGTGTAATTggaattatataattataattgtTTTAGGTTGTGAGCTGTGTCAAGGAGAACACAGACATTCAGAATTATTCCTTGATGCTGGTGGAATTGCACAAATAAATTGTAGTGCTGAGCCAAAACAAGTTGGAAAGAGACCAGTTTGCTTAGCAGCGTGTAGAGCCCTGAGGTGTGGTGTATGGGAGAGAGGATGGGATTGCAGGTGTCAGTGCTACAGTGTAGCCAGTCAGTTCCCATGGCCTGAAATGATGTTTTGAGTTCATGTCTCTTCTCTGAGATGTCTCATGGAGACAGCTAGATGCATTTCTGATCAGGCTTTTCAGGTAGAAGGACACTTGGGAGAATTTTTTTGCTAAGATTTAGCACGAAGTGTATGGAGGTTTCTCAGTTTGCTGAAGGCAACTCTGTGCAGTGCTGATGGTAATTTACCAAGTATGTCTTTATACCGGGAATAGcaataatatttcttttctaaCATGTCTGGTTTTCCTGGGTGAGAAAGTAACACAGTCACAGTTGTGCCATTCATGTTGATATTTGAGTGGTGTTTTTTATGTTGTGGATGCTGTATATCAGGTAAGAATACATTTACTtagttaaaatatttctatggaaaagtttgtaaaatatttctgtggttttaaatAGCAGAACATCTGCATGCTTCTTTCCATTTGTCTTTGCTTTCTtgcagtttgtcatctcttgtGTGGTAACAAGAGTGAGTAGATCTCCCTCAAGCCATTGTAGATGGAATATAGGGCCAGGTGAATGTAGCTCAAAGGGTCAGGCTTTGGCTTTAAAAGGCTGAAGTTGTCATTTTGTCCTTGCAATCTGAAAGATTTACAATGTGATATTCAAGCTTAGTTGGTGGCACGGAGATAAACACCATTGGTGAGCTTCAGCTGAAGTAGTGCTGATGTTCTCTTTCCAAGTTACAGCTCAGTTTTGGGCTGCAGGTATGGTGAGATTTGGTTATCAAGGAATGGGCTTCACGTGCTGTTGTCCTTCTCTGCAGGTGCCATTGAAAAGCAGAAGCTGGTGTATATCCTGaacagggatgctgctgctcgACTCACCATCTCCTCCCCTCTGGAAGCCCACAAGGCCAATACCTTGGTCTACCACGTGGTGGGAGTCGACGTGGGGTTTGAAAACCCAATGTTTGCTTGTCTGGAAATGGATTATGAGGTGAGAAGAACTTCATCTCCCTTTGCTGTATTTTGACCTTTGTTGTTCCTGTTCTGTTCTTCATCTGTCACTGGGGAGTGTTGGCTGCTTCTGCTGTCTGGGACAGTTGTCATTTTTTACAGGATTACTGACTTTTTGTCTTGCCTTCAGCCAGAATGGGCAAGTCTCTTCTGTCATGGTGATTGattctttttgcttttcaacTGA
This region includes:
- the COG4 gene encoding conserved oligomeric Golgi complex subunit 4, producing the protein MAAATATGPKAPPGESGGPAASALSMERIQSLTELADLEAAYSRLCEEEKVVQEELDALLEQQSTIENKMVALHRMGPSLQLIEGDAQQLAGMVTFTCNLAENVSSKVRQLDLAKNRLYQAIQRADDILDLKFCMDGVQTALRNEDYEQAAAHIHRYLSLDKSVIELSRQGKEGGIIDANLKLLQEAEQRLKTIVTEKFDTAMKQGDLPQVERFFKIFPLLGLHEEGLSKFSEYLCKQVANKAEENLQLVMGTDMSDRRAAVIFADTLTLLFEGIARIVETHQPIVETYYGPGRLYTLIKHLQVECDRQVEKVVDKFIKERDYHRQFQQVQNSMMRSSSAEKIEPRELDPILTEVTLMNARSELYLRFIKRRIIADFEVGDAMASEEVKQEHQKYLDKLLNNCLLSCTMQELIGYYITMEEYFMRETVNKAVAMDSYEKGQLTSSMVDDVFYIVKKCIGRALSSSSIDCLCAMINHSTTELESDFREVLYNKLKQGFPATTFQDFQRGVTSAVNIMHSSLQQGKFDTKGIESTDEAKQSFLVTLNNVEVCSENIMTLKKTLESDCSKLLSQGFGGEQAQAKIESCLSDMAAVSNKFRDLLQEGLNELNSTAIKPQVKPWINLFLSVSHNIEEEEFSDYEANDPWVQQFIVNLEQQMTEFKAGLSPVIYDTLTGLMTSLIAIELEKVLLKSTFSRLGGLQFDKELRSLIAYLTTVTTWTIRDKFARLSQMATILNLERVTEILDYWGPNSGPLTWRLTPAEVRQVLALRIDFRSEDIKRLRL